A genomic segment from Sphingomonas astaxanthinifaciens DSM 22298 encodes:
- a CDS encoding 5' nucleotidase, NT5C type has protein sequence MSLPRLFLDCDGVLADFDAGVRELLGMDARAFEARHGKGEFWKRLARAGDFYARLPKMADADELFAAVRHLRPTILTGLPIGNWAAPQKVAWAGEHFPGVPVITCMARDKHRHMTGADVLVDDSERHMAAWIEAGGTYILHRDARTSIAALADIYPSVKAPA, from the coding sequence GTGAGCCTGCCCAGGCTCTTCCTCGACTGCGACGGCGTTCTGGCCGATTTCGACGCCGGGGTTCGCGAGCTGCTCGGAATGGACGCCAGGGCCTTCGAGGCCCGGCATGGCAAAGGCGAGTTCTGGAAGCGGCTGGCGCGTGCGGGTGACTTCTACGCCCGCCTCCCAAAGATGGCGGACGCCGACGAACTGTTCGCGGCGGTCCGGCACCTGCGGCCCACCATCTTGACCGGCCTCCCCATCGGCAATTGGGCGGCGCCGCAGAAGGTCGCCTGGGCCGGCGAGCATTTCCCCGGCGTGCCGGTCATCACCTGCATGGCGCGCGACAAACATCGCCACATGACCGGCGCCGACGTGCTGGTCGACGACAGCGAGCGGCACATGGCGGCATGGATCGAGGCGGGCGGGACCTACATCCTCCACCGCGATGCCCGAACGAGCATAGCGGCGCTGGCCGACATCTATCCGAGCGTCAAAGCGCCCGCCTGA
- a CDS encoding Mur ligase family protein, producing MTPTSFFFCGIGGSGMLPLACIVRASGAEVAGSDRALDAGRLAPKFGFLRALGIALHPQDGSGLREGLTLVTSAAVEETIPDVVRARKLGLPHLTRPQLLSQLLNAAGRSVAVGGTSGKSTVTGMIGWILHALGHRPTVMNGAVMKNFVSPETPFASALVGDPQLFVSEVDESDGSIALYRPEIALLNNVSLDHKEMDELRRLFGDFLRASDKAVINLDDAESRAIAGEVPGAIGYGFDAEAADVRGSDLQLEPGASTFTVTAGDERAEVRLALPGRHNASNALGALAAAHALGLPLADAATALAGFSGLRRRLETVGTEAGVTVIDDFAHNPDKIAATLATLTAAPGRLLIFFQPHGYGPLAKMGEELSATFAQGLRADDLLILSDPVYQGGTVDRSRGSDWLAGAIVDAGGKAEHIPLRADIGKRLLAEARAGDRIAILGARDDTLSEFAADLLRNLAQRG from the coding sequence ATGACCCCGACCAGCTTCTTCTTTTGCGGAATCGGCGGCAGCGGAATGCTGCCCCTGGCCTGCATCGTCCGGGCGAGCGGTGCCGAGGTAGCGGGAAGCGACCGCGCGCTCGACGCCGGCCGCCTCGCGCCCAAGTTCGGCTTCCTCCGCGCGCTGGGAATTGCGCTTCATCCGCAGGACGGCAGCGGGCTGCGCGAGGGGCTCACCCTCGTCACCTCGGCCGCGGTCGAGGAGACCATTCCCGACGTGGTCCGCGCCCGCAAACTCGGCCTGCCGCACCTCACCCGGCCCCAATTGCTCAGCCAGCTTCTCAACGCGGCGGGCCGAAGCGTCGCGGTTGGCGGGACCTCGGGCAAGTCGACCGTGACCGGCATGATCGGCTGGATCCTGCACGCGCTCGGCCATCGCCCGACCGTGATGAACGGCGCGGTGATGAAGAATTTCGTCTCACCCGAGACGCCCTTCGCCAGCGCCCTGGTCGGCGATCCCCAGTTGTTCGTCAGCGAGGTGGACGAGAGCGACGGATCGATCGCGCTCTACCGGCCGGAAATCGCGCTCCTCAACAATGTCAGCCTCGACCACAAGGAAATGGACGAGCTGCGCCGACTGTTCGGCGACTTCCTGCGCGCGTCCGACAAGGCAGTCATCAATCTCGACGATGCCGAGAGCCGCGCGATCGCCGGCGAGGTGCCGGGCGCGATCGGCTACGGCTTCGACGCGGAGGCGGCGGACGTGAGGGGTTCGGACCTCCAGCTCGAGCCCGGCGCTTCGACCTTCACCGTGACCGCCGGCGACGAGCGGGCCGAGGTCCGGCTCGCCCTCCCCGGGCGACACAATGCCTCGAACGCACTGGGTGCACTCGCGGCGGCCCACGCGCTCGGGCTTCCGCTCGCCGATGCCGCCACGGCGCTGGCCGGCTTCAGTGGTCTGCGCCGCCGCCTCGAGACCGTCGGCACCGAAGCCGGGGTCACCGTCATCGACGACTTCGCCCACAATCCCGACAAGATCGCCGCCACGCTGGCGACCCTGACCGCCGCCCCCGGCCGGCTGCTGATCTTCTTCCAGCCGCACGGCTATGGCCCGCTCGCCAAGATGGGCGAGGAACTGAGTGCGACCTTCGCGCAAGGGCTGCGCGCCGACGACCTGCTGATCCTTTCCGACCCCGTCTACCAGGGCGGTACGGTCGACCGGTCGCGCGGCTCCGACTGGCTGGCCGGGGCGATCGTCGACGCCGGCGGCAAGGCCGAGCACATCCCCCTCCGCGCCGACATCGGCAAGCGCCTGCTCGCCGAGGCCCGCGCGGGCGACCGCATCGCCATCCTCGGCGCGCGCGACGACACCTTGAGCGAATTCGCCGCCGACTTGCTTCGGAACCTCGCGCAGCGCGGCTGA
- a CDS encoding LD-carboxypeptidase, translating into MRIAVVAPSCPLKRDAATRVEELAAAAGVTLVVHPQCFLEDGHFAGPDADRLAALREVMADPGIDAVWFARGGYGSNRIAVAAANDLPAAARAKTYLGYSDGGFLLAALHKAGLRVAHGPMVQDVAREGGEAAVRRALAWLASGDREALEPGLDGPAMAFNLVVLSSLMGTPLEPDFNGAELLIEEVDEELYRIDRFLFHVSSQPGFAAVRQLRLGRCLVRDNDRPFGIELEAVARHWCERAGVRYAGRADIGHDSLNRIVPFPSRNA; encoded by the coding sequence ATGAGGATTGCGGTGGTAGCGCCGAGCTGCCCGCTCAAGCGCGACGCGGCGACACGGGTGGAGGAACTGGCGGCGGCGGCGGGGGTGACGCTGGTGGTGCATCCGCAATGCTTTCTCGAGGATGGCCATTTCGCCGGACCCGACGCAGACCGGCTCGCTGCCCTGCGCGAGGTCATGGCCGACCCCGGCATCGACGCCGTGTGGTTCGCAAGGGGCGGCTATGGCTCCAACCGTATTGCGGTGGCGGCGGCAAATGACCTCCCCGCTGCCGCAAGAGCCAAGACCTATCTCGGCTACAGCGACGGCGGGTTTTTGCTGGCCGCGCTTCACAAGGCGGGCTTGCGGGTCGCCCATGGGCCGATGGTGCAGGACGTCGCCCGGGAGGGCGGCGAAGCGGCAGTGCGCCGCGCGCTGGCATGGCTCGCGTCCGGCGACCGGGAAGCGCTCGAGCCCGGCCTCGACGGGCCGGCCATGGCCTTCAACCTCGTCGTCCTGTCGAGCCTGATGGGAACGCCGCTCGAACCCGACTTCAACGGGGCCGAGCTGCTGATCGAGGAAGTCGACGAGGAACTCTACCGGATCGACCGTTTCCTCTTCCACGTTTCTTCGCAGCCGGGCTTCGCCGCGGTCCGCCAGCTGCGCCTCGGACGATGCCTGGTCCGGGACAATGACCGGCCCTTCGGTATCGAACTGGAAGCCGTCGCGCGGCACTGGTGCGAGCGCGCGGGGGTGCGATACGCGGGCCGCGCCGACATCGGTCACGATAGCCTTAACAGGATTGTGCCGTTTCCTTCGCGCAACGCTTGA
- a CDS encoding SWIB/MDM2 domain-containing protein: protein MAKESSGTGRKAGGGLARPVTPSPDLAEIVGKDPLPRSEVVSKVWDHIRKNNLQNPQNKREIVADDKLKKIFGKDRCTMFEMNKHLSKHLS from the coding sequence ATGGCAAAGGAATCGAGCGGGACTGGGCGTAAGGCAGGGGGCGGTCTTGCGCGTCCGGTGACTCCGTCGCCGGATCTGGCTGAGATCGTCGGCAAGGACCCGCTTCCGCGCAGCGAAGTCGTCTCGAAGGTGTGGGATCACATCCGCAAGAACAACCTTCAGAATCCGCAGAATAAGCGGGAAATCGTCGCCGACGACAAGCTGAAGAAGATCTTCGGCAAGGACCGCTGCACCATGTTCGAGATGAACAAGCACCTGTCCAAGCATCTTTCGTAA
- a CDS encoding extensin family protein, producing the protein MTFALRLFLLLTFLAVAAIEIAAWMQRHRQDLPWTELDLAASPGRFTAARIADLGSDAPRCRALLAAAGNRSRPAPDRIAGADCGYRDGTLVALDAAASPEGLVTSCPVAAAMSVWERQLQVEARARLGTRVTRLIHAGSFSCRRLYGRDQGSWSEHATADAVDILGFALADGRTVSVLRDWPDQGPRGAFLRSARDAACSAFTTVLSPDYNAAHRDHLHLDTADRGVGGWRACR; encoded by the coding sequence ATGACCTTCGCCCTTCGCCTGTTCCTGCTCCTGACGTTCCTCGCCGTGGCGGCCATCGAGATCGCTGCCTGGATGCAGCGCCACCGGCAGGACCTTCCGTGGACCGAGCTCGATCTCGCGGCATCGCCCGGCCGCTTCACCGCCGCCCGGATCGCCGACCTGGGGAGCGATGCCCCGCGCTGCCGGGCGCTGCTGGCGGCGGCCGGCAATCGCAGCCGCCCCGCGCCCGACCGGATCGCGGGCGCCGACTGCGGCTATCGCGACGGCACGCTCGTCGCGCTCGATGCCGCGGCCTCGCCGGAAGGGCTCGTGACCAGCTGCCCGGTCGCTGCGGCCATGTCGGTGTGGGAGCGCCAGTTGCAGGTCGAGGCCCGCGCCCGGCTCGGCACCCGCGTGACGCGGTTGATCCACGCCGGAAGTTTCTCCTGCCGGCGCCTCTACGGCCGCGATCAGGGGTCGTGGAGCGAGCATGCGACCGCCGACGCGGTCGATATCCTCGGGTTCGCGCTGGCCGACGGGCGAACCGTCTCGGTCTTACGCGACTGGCCCGACCAGGGGCCCCGCGGCGCCTTCCTGCGGAGTGCCCGCGACGCAGCCTGCAGCGCCTTCACCACGGTCCTCTCGCCCGACTACAATGCGGCGCACCGCGACCATCTGCACCTCGACACCGCCGATCGCGGCGTCGGCGGTTGGCGGGCCTGCCGCTGA
- a CDS encoding NUDIX hydrolase, whose protein sequence is MSDNEAIPAATLVVMRETGGAAPELLMVERPTTMAFAGGAMVFPGGRIDTADWEGADELLHAAARAAVRETAEETGLSIRLDELVSFARWRPDNVSHRRFDTFFFLAPAPADAGPLVPQPGECERALWVTAAAMLEAIATGDARAIFPTIRNLERLAQFSSFAEARAHAEAHPVEIISPWIEEADGERWLTIPGHLGYPVTRERLDIALRA, encoded by the coding sequence ATGTCGGACAACGAGGCCATTCCAGCCGCCACCCTGGTGGTGATGCGCGAGACCGGGGGCGCCGCGCCCGAACTTCTGATGGTCGAGCGGCCCACCACCATGGCCTTCGCCGGCGGCGCGATGGTCTTCCCGGGCGGACGCATCGACACCGCCGACTGGGAGGGCGCGGACGAACTCCTCCATGCCGCGGCCCGCGCCGCCGTCCGCGAGACGGCCGAGGAGACCGGGCTCTCGATCCGGCTCGACGAGCTCGTTTCCTTCGCGCGCTGGCGGCCCGACAATGTCAGCCACCGGCGCTTCGACACCTTCTTCTTCCTCGCCCCCGCGCCAGCCGACGCCGGACCGCTCGTGCCCCAGCCGGGCGAATGCGAGCGGGCGCTGTGGGTGACTGCCGCCGCCATGCTCGAAGCGATCGCGACCGGCGACGCGCGGGCGATCTTCCCCACCATCCGCAATCTCGAGCGGCTGGCCCAGTTCAGCTCCTTCGCCGAGGCCCGCGCCCATGCCGAAGCGCATCCGGTCGAGATCATCAGTCCCTGGATCGAGGAAGCGGATGGCGAGCGCTGGCTGACCATCCCCGGCCATCTTGGCTATCCCGTCACCCGCGAGCGGCTCGACATCGCGCTTCGCGCCTGA
- a CDS encoding amidohydrolase family protein, translating into MRLAVAALLLATTPAALMAHPFETGRTGAPLGLSQDPPGPATVPVPKEQLLVPPAGADHWTIASSSAKHGDTWRWTLPDGSIAYRQSQSLRGWITETDAVVKLGPDGNPTSIVIRGVSPAGDAAETFVLAADGSARWKSSADTGSATGAAGKFYIDSYGPSALGNLLVEQMIKAGPAGLPLLPTGRATLERTGIKQTVTGPGGATRQVELGWMKGLGMSPTAVWLDGDKPFGIVSWINTLPAGWEAAAPILKPIQEKAEAAAIKAVAATFLANPDRSPILFDNVTLFDADAGRFVPAQSVLVAGGKIARIGAAGSIAAPAGARRVDGRGKSLVPGLWDAHRHIGGDWELLSNMAAGMTSFRSPGTEIDRAVDVAKRRADGSLVMGEGWVQAIVDKKDPLAAQGAETVSSAAEAIAAVRKIHDAGLWGVKFYTSMDPAWIAPAAAEAHRLGMHVSGHVPARMRPLDAVRAGYDEVTHLNFIVMQWMPQAVVDKSNTAARMEGPAKYAKDLDLNTPAVRDALAEFKRRGTTVDPTLVVFESQLTAEGGVPAPSYTAYADVVPPLVARGFRAGGYPLKENLTRDDYRKSFAKMVELVGAMHKAGIPIVAGTDGEGMELVREIELYRQAGLTPAEALQTATINVARLVGADKRTGSIAVGKEADLVLVDGDVSKDLGALRRTVTVVSDGVAMDADALRQAAGYTGRPK; encoded by the coding sequence ATGCGCCTTGCCGTTGCCGCTCTGCTGCTCGCCACCACGCCCGCCGCACTGATGGCGCATCCCTTCGAAACCGGGCGCACCGGCGCCCCGCTCGGCCTGTCGCAGGATCCTCCGGGGCCCGCCACCGTGCCCGTCCCCAAGGAGCAATTGCTGGTCCCGCCCGCGGGTGCCGACCATTGGACCATCGCCTCCTCCTCGGCGAAGCATGGCGACACCTGGCGCTGGACCTTGCCCGACGGGAGCATCGCCTATCGCCAGAGCCAGTCGCTGCGCGGCTGGATCACCGAGACCGACGCGGTGGTGAAGCTTGGCCCCGACGGCAATCCGACCAGCATCGTCATTCGCGGGGTCAGCCCGGCGGGCGATGCGGCCGAAACCTTCGTCCTCGCCGCCGATGGCTCGGCTCGCTGGAAGTCGAGCGCCGACACGGGCTCGGCGACGGGGGCGGCCGGCAAATTCTACATCGACAGCTATGGCCCCTCGGCGCTCGGCAACCTGTTGGTCGAGCAGATGATCAAGGCCGGGCCGGCGGGCCTGCCGCTCCTCCCGACCGGCCGCGCGACGCTCGAGCGAACGGGCATTAAGCAGACGGTCACCGGCCCCGGCGGCGCGACCAGGCAGGTCGAGCTCGGCTGGATGAAGGGGCTGGGCATGTCGCCCACCGCGGTCTGGCTCGACGGCGACAAGCCCTTCGGGATCGTCAGCTGGATCAACACGCTGCCGGCCGGCTGGGAGGCCGCCGCGCCGATCCTGAAGCCGATCCAGGAGAAGGCCGAAGCCGCCGCGATCAAGGCGGTGGCGGCGACATTCCTCGCCAATCCCGACCGGTCGCCGATCCTGTTCGACAATGTCACCTTGTTCGACGCCGACGCCGGCCGCTTCGTTCCCGCCCAGTCGGTGCTGGTCGCAGGCGGCAAGATCGCCCGGATCGGCGCCGCCGGAAGCATCGCCGCGCCGGCCGGTGCGCGGCGGGTCGACGGCCGCGGCAAGAGCCTCGTCCCCGGCCTTTGGGACGCGCACCGCCACATCGGCGGCGACTGGGAGCTCCTCTCCAACATGGCGGCGGGGATGACGAGCTTCCGTTCGCCCGGGACCGAGATCGACCGCGCGGTCGACGTCGCCAAGCGCCGTGCCGACGGCAGCCTGGTGATGGGCGAGGGCTGGGTCCAGGCGATCGTCGACAAGAAGGATCCGCTCGCCGCGCAGGGGGCCGAAACGGTCTCCAGCGCCGCCGAGGCGATCGCCGCGGTCCGCAAAATTCACGATGCCGGGCTGTGGGGGGTCAAATTCTACACCTCGATGGACCCCGCCTGGATCGCTCCCGCCGCGGCCGAGGCGCACCGGCTCGGCATGCATGTCAGCGGCCATGTCCCCGCCCGCATGCGCCCGCTCGACGCGGTCCGCGCCGGCTATGACGAGGTCACTCACCTCAACTTCATCGTGATGCAGTGGATGCCGCAGGCCGTGGTCGACAAGTCCAACACCGCGGCGCGGATGGAAGGGCCGGCCAAATATGCCAAGGACCTCGACCTCAACACGCCCGCAGTCCGCGACGCGCTGGCCGAGTTCAAGCGCCGCGGGACCACGGTCGACCCGACCCTCGTCGTATTCGAAAGCCAGTTGACCGCCGAGGGCGGCGTGCCCGCGCCTTCCTACACCGCTTATGCCGACGTCGTCCCGCCGCTGGTCGCGCGCGGCTTCCGGGCCGGCGGCTATCCGCTCAAGGAGAATCTCACCCGCGACGACTATCGCAAGAGCTTCGCCAAGATGGTCGAGCTGGTCGGCGCGATGCACAAGGCCGGGATCCCGATCGTCGCGGGCACCGACGGCGAGGGGATGGAGCTGGTCCGCGAGATTGAGCTCTACCGCCAGGCTGGCCTGACGCCGGCCGAGGCGCTCCAGACCGCGACCATCAATGTCGCCCGGCTGGTCGGCGCCGACAAGCGGACGGGCTCGATCGCGGTCGGCAAGGAAGCCGATCTCGTCCTCGTCGACGGCGACGTCTCCAAGGACCTCGGCGCGCTTCGCCGGACAGTGACCGTGGTCAGCGACGGGGTGGCGATGGACGCCGACGCGCTGCGTCAGGCGGCCGGCTACACGGGACGACCGAAGTAG
- a CDS encoding LemA family protein: MTALRRFGLLAPLAAVSLAGCGLNSVPTAEENVNAKWGNLQSEYQRRADLVPNLVRTVDRYADQERDVLVQVTQARANASRVQLNADDLSDPAKVAAFNQAQTQLGGSLGRLLATFEAYPDLKSNQNFLTLQSQLEGTENSILVARRDYNEAVQSYNTRIRTFPDAIGAKVFYGAKPKVPFEASAGAQNAPTVDFNAQ; the protein is encoded by the coding sequence ATGACCGCACTTCGCCGCTTCGGCCTTCTTGCGCCGCTTGCCGCCGTGAGCCTCGCCGGCTGCGGCCTCAACTCGGTGCCCACCGCCGAGGAGAATGTGAACGCCAAGTGGGGCAATCTGCAAAGCGAATATCAGCGCCGCGCCGACCTCGTGCCCAACCTCGTCCGCACGGTCGACCGCTATGCCGACCAGGAGCGCGACGTCCTGGTCCAGGTGACCCAGGCCCGCGCCAATGCGAGCCGGGTTCAGCTCAATGCCGACGATTTGTCGGACCCGGCCAAGGTCGCCGCCTTCAACCAGGCGCAGACCCAGCTCGGCGGTTCGCTCGGCCGGCTGCTCGCGACGTTCGAGGCCTATCCCGACCTCAAGAGCAACCAGAACTTCCTGACCCTGCAGTCGCAGCTCGAAGGGACCGAGAACAGCATCCTCGTCGCCCGGCGCGACTATAACGAGGCGGTGCAGAGCTATAACACCCGCATCCGTACCTTCCCCGACGCGATCGGCGCCAAGGTCTTCTACGGCGCCAAGCCCAAGGTGCCGTTCGAGGCTTCGGCGGGCGCGCAGAACGCGCCCACGGTCGACTTCAACGCCCAGTAA
- a CDS encoding TPM domain-containing protein: MRALVLVALAAGLLACGKGPAGETLREADPTGAQAAPRVVKVQAKGRVIDTAQVLSPAEEQAIAARIAGGRSIFVVTLVPAGGDSMERIGWAVSNSSAANRPLLLLVDPRQAAVRIEGELAPEKKAAVASAMQADLKAGKAAAAIGRGLDVLGQDIGQ, from the coding sequence GTGCGCGCGCTCGTCCTGGTGGCGCTCGCCGCCGGGCTCCTCGCCTGTGGCAAGGGGCCCGCTGGCGAGACGCTGCGCGAAGCGGATCCGACGGGCGCGCAGGCGGCACCAAGGGTCGTGAAGGTGCAGGCAAAGGGCCGGGTGATCGACACCGCTCAGGTGCTTTCCCCTGCGGAAGAGCAGGCGATCGCCGCCCGCATCGCCGGTGGCCGTTCGATCTTCGTGGTGACCCTGGTCCCGGCCGGCGGCGACAGTATGGAGCGGATCGGCTGGGCGGTCAGCAATTCTTCCGCCGCCAACAGGCCGCTGCTCCTCTTGGTCGATCCCCGACAGGCGGCAGTGCGGATCGAGGGTGAACTGGCGCCCGAGAAAAAAGCGGCGGTCGCCTCGGCGATGCAGGCCGATCTCAAGGCGGGGAAAGCGGCCGCCGCCATCGGCCGCGGCCTCGACGTGCTTGGACAGGACATCGGCCAATGA